From the Methylomonas sp. MK1 genome, one window contains:
- the corA gene encoding magnesium/cobalt transporter CorA → MVMRCVAYQKGVGIGDVTIEDISEVLLQDDTFIWLGLREANTEILRKIQQEFGLHELAIEDACAAHQRPKIEEYGDSLFIVLHTAELIEKKVEFGETHIFMGPRFVVTVRHGASQSLSKVRERCQAMPHQLSKGPGFALYSIMDFIVDNYMVAIAGLQDRFDVLESAIFQYRPSRQTMEDLYELKRELLLLEGAINPVIDICNELMRFHGGLIHKDVRVYFRDIADHIKRVDQAIHGMREMLLAAMQVHLTFETVRQNEVVKRLAGWGAILAIPTMVFSLYGMNFRYMPELDWVYSYPLVVGSVVICSLALYLRLKRAGWL, encoded by the coding sequence ATGGTCATGCGCTGCGTGGCCTATCAAAAAGGCGTGGGCATCGGCGACGTCACCATCGAAGACATCAGCGAAGTGCTGCTCCAGGACGACACCTTTATTTGGTTGGGCTTGCGCGAGGCTAACACCGAGATATTGAGAAAAATTCAGCAGGAATTTGGTTTACACGAACTGGCGATCGAAGACGCTTGTGCCGCGCACCAACGGCCGAAGATCGAGGAATATGGCGATTCGCTGTTTATCGTGCTGCATACGGCGGAATTGATTGAGAAAAAAGTGGAATTCGGCGAGACGCACATTTTTATGGGGCCGCGTTTTGTGGTCACCGTACGCCATGGCGCGTCGCAGAGTTTGAGCAAGGTGCGCGAGCGTTGTCAGGCCATGCCGCACCAACTCAGCAAGGGACCGGGCTTTGCCCTTTACTCGATTATGGATTTCATCGTCGATAATTACATGGTGGCGATAGCCGGCTTGCAAGACCGCTTCGATGTACTGGAGTCGGCGATATTTCAATATCGGCCCAGCCGGCAAACCATGGAAGATCTATACGAACTAAAGCGCGAATTATTGCTGCTGGAAGGTGCGATTAATCCGGTGATAGACATTTGTAACGAGTTGATGCGCTTTCATGGCGGTCTGATACACAAGGATGTCAGAGTGTATTTCCGCGACATCGCCGATCATATCAAACGCGTCGATCAGGCTATCCATGGCATGCGCGAGATGTTGTTGGCGGCGATGCAGGTGCACCTTACTTTTGAAACGGTGCGCCAAAATGAAGTAGTTAAACGCTTGGCCGGTTGGGGGGCGATTTTGGCGATACCGACCATGGTTTTCAGTTTGTACGGTATGAACTTTCGGTACATGCCGGAACTGGATTGGGTGTACAGCTATCCCTTAGTCGTTGGCAGCGTGGTGATTTGCAGCTTGGCCTTGTATTTGCGTTTGAAGCGGGCCGGGTGGTTGTGA
- a CDS encoding peroxiredoxin produces the protein MQKFTLTFRLLVFMLFALLTFSQTANTAPLQVGQSAPLFQLQAHDGDPISLAARRGKGWTVLYFYPKAGTPGCTTQACAFRDAIKLIRDQNAEVYGISTDDVKDLLAFHQQHKLTFTLLSDADAKVSEAYGVKMPILNMAKRWTFIVDPNLTIRRIDDEVDPALDAKRVAQMLKQLQANGN, from the coding sequence ATGCAAAAATTCACTCTTACGTTCAGACTCTTGGTCTTCATGCTGTTCGCCTTGCTAACGTTTTCGCAGACGGCAAACACGGCCCCTTTACAAGTCGGTCAATCGGCACCGTTATTTCAATTGCAAGCGCACGATGGCGACCCGATAAGTTTAGCCGCTCGGCGCGGGAAAGGTTGGACGGTATTATATTTTTATCCTAAAGCCGGTACACCCGGCTGTACCACGCAAGCCTGCGCTTTTCGCGACGCCATCAAACTGATCCGTGATCAAAATGCCGAGGTTTACGGAATTAGCACCGATGACGTCAAGGATCTGTTGGCGTTTCATCAGCAACATAAACTGACCTTTACCTTGTTATCCGACGCGGATGCCAAAGTCAGCGAAGCCTACGGCGTAAAAATGCCGATATTGAATATGGCCAAACGCTGGACCTTTATCGTCGATCCCAATTTAACCATACGCCGTATCGATGACGAAGTAGACCCCGCATTGGATGCCAAACGCGTCGCGCAAATGCTGAAGCAGTTGCAGGCGAACGGCAACTGA
- a CDS encoding cation-transporting P-type ATPase, translated as MKIHHLTPAAALDSLDSSMEGLADTSFEGRLHAFGFNRIEESRKKSVLLAVA; from the coding sequence ATGAAAATCCATCATCTCACCCCCGCAGCAGCCCTGGACAGTTTAGACTCCAGCATGGAAGGCCTGGCCGATACCTCCTTTGAAGGTCGCCTGCATGCATTCGGTTTTAACCGTATCGAAGAAAGCCGGAAAAAATCGGTTTTATTGGCAGTCGCATAA
- a CDS encoding bifunctional diguanylate cyclase/phosphodiesterase, translating to MTRPYYFSRFSRILWLNLAMFVIFAIAFAIYVRAEKQIDRANEIRFVSHLLADEFRQSSNDLSHLARSYVATGDSIFKRYYQDIIDIRDGKLPRPENYHDMYWDLAIANGHPAPQSGSQALALLELMRQAGFSEQEMAKMAEATADSAALIQIERTAMDMVDSNQEMPNATWRQANLMLHDAAYHQAKAKVMQSIIAAFELMDLRTQQSVIARARIAFWLRMVFVLFGVMLILTLWRAYRTLHAILGASVDELHDQIVRLGSGDFSETISVGKGMRNSVLGWLAETQSSLATVEAARRSAEAKNLRLTQLYAALSQCNQAIVRCTSEAELFPQICRDAVVFGGMKMAWIGMLDQASQTIKPVACYGIGIEYLDGIAISIDENLPTGRGPTGIAVREDRPYWCQDFQHDPATIAWHARGAKFDWQASAALPLHRNGKPAGAFMLYGDEINVFDDAARNLLLEMAMDIDHAIGGFEREDERQQAQQMESLRVFMLERLNGNVQLMDILRDVVAELETLLVGSLCSILLVDEEQRLRIGAAPSLPDFYNQAIDGLKIGAGLGSCGNTAYTGQRTIAENLAEHPYWQPFLALAERAGLAACWSEPVLSAGKKVLGTFAIYHRHPAVPNKHELRLLEMVAHFIALAIERKQAEEHIYYLANYDSLTGLPNRSQLDDHLKYALSLAKRSNGHLALMFLDLDHFKNVNDTLGHSVGDALLVELADRLCAVLREEDTVTRLGGDEFIFLLPGTDAGGAANVAQKLLDAIAEPYRIEELDLTMSASIGIALYPDDGEDLESLSKSADVAMYRVKTDGRHGYRFFTPEMQARAQRNLQLVNALCHALDRQQLHVYYQPQADIHSGRVIGAEALLRWRHPEFGMVSPAEFIPVAEDSGLILPIGEWVLQTAVRQAKTCLDQGLGPLIMAVNLSAAQFSHPALPEMVSRILEEEGLPPEYLELELTEGVSMQNPEAAVAVMNNLHERGVRMSIDDFGTGYSSLSYLKKFKVYKLKIDQSFVRDISTDSEDKAIVSAVISLAGSLGLRTIAEGVETVEQREFLREQGCQEIQGYLFSKPMPSDQFELFLRQSVIDSTRTS from the coding sequence ATGACGCGTCCGTATTACTTTTCCCGGTTTTCTCGAATTTTGTGGCTGAACCTGGCCATGTTTGTGATTTTCGCCATCGCATTCGCGATTTACGTGCGCGCGGAGAAGCAAATTGATCGCGCCAACGAAATCCGCTTTGTGTCACATTTACTGGCCGACGAGTTTCGGCAATCGTCCAACGATCTTTCACATTTGGCGCGCAGCTATGTAGCCACCGGCGATTCAATCTTCAAACGATATTATCAAGACATTATCGACATTCGCGACGGCAAATTGCCCAGGCCCGAAAATTATCACGATATGTATTGGGACTTGGCGATTGCCAATGGTCATCCCGCACCGCAATCCGGTAGTCAAGCGCTTGCCTTGCTGGAGTTGATGCGGCAAGCTGGGTTTTCCGAGCAGGAAATGGCGAAAATGGCCGAAGCCACGGCCGATTCCGCGGCTCTTATTCAAATAGAGCGCACGGCGATGGACATGGTTGATTCGAATCAGGAAATGCCCAACGCTACCTGGCGTCAGGCCAATCTGATGCTACACGATGCGGCTTACCACCAAGCAAAAGCGAAAGTCATGCAGTCGATCATCGCAGCCTTCGAATTGATGGACCTGCGCACGCAACAGAGCGTAATTGCCAGAGCGCGTATTGCTTTTTGGTTGCGGATGGTATTCGTGCTGTTCGGGGTAATGTTGATTTTGACGCTTTGGCGGGCGTATCGGACTTTACACGCGATATTGGGCGCGTCGGTCGATGAATTGCACGATCAGATCGTTCGTTTGGGTAGCGGCGATTTTTCCGAAACTATTTCGGTTGGCAAGGGCATGCGCAACAGCGTGTTGGGCTGGCTGGCGGAAACGCAGTCAAGTTTGGCAACTGTCGAAGCCGCGCGTCGGAGTGCCGAAGCGAAAAATCTGCGCTTGACCCAATTGTATGCCGCATTAAGTCAATGTAATCAAGCCATTGTTCGCTGTACCAGCGAAGCCGAATTATTCCCGCAAATCTGCCGCGACGCGGTGGTCTTTGGCGGCATGAAAATGGCCTGGATCGGAATGCTTGACCAAGCCAGCCAAACGATCAAACCGGTTGCCTGTTACGGCATCGGCATCGAATACCTGGATGGCATTGCAATATCGATAGACGAGAACCTGCCGACCGGGCGTGGACCAACCGGTATCGCGGTTAGAGAGGACAGGCCATACTGGTGCCAGGATTTTCAACATGACCCTGCTACCATTGCCTGGCATGCGCGTGGGGCAAAATTCGATTGGCAGGCTTCCGCTGCCTTACCCTTGCATCGCAATGGCAAACCCGCCGGTGCGTTTATGTTATACGGCGACGAAATAAATGTGTTTGACGATGCCGCGCGCAATCTTTTGTTGGAAATGGCCATGGACATCGACCATGCCATTGGCGGCTTCGAGCGTGAGGACGAGCGTCAGCAAGCGCAGCAGATGGAAAGTTTGCGGGTGTTTATGCTGGAGCGACTCAACGGTAACGTGCAACTGATGGATATTTTGCGAGACGTGGTCGCTGAACTTGAAACCTTGCTGGTAGGCAGTCTTTGTTCGATTTTACTCGTAGATGAGGAGCAGCGTTTGCGGATAGGCGCAGCGCCTAGTCTCCCGGATTTTTACAATCAGGCGATCGATGGTCTAAAAATAGGCGCCGGGCTTGGATCGTGCGGCAATACCGCATATACCGGGCAAAGAACTATCGCTGAAAATCTTGCCGAGCATCCATATTGGCAGCCTTTTCTGGCGTTGGCGGAACGGGCAGGCTTGGCGGCATGCTGGTCGGAACCGGTGCTTTCTGCCGGGAAAAAAGTGCTGGGCACCTTTGCGATTTATCATCGTCACCCTGCCGTTCCTAACAAACATGAATTGCGCTTGCTGGAAATGGTGGCGCATTTTATCGCCCTGGCTATCGAACGCAAGCAGGCAGAAGAGCACATTTATTATTTGGCCAATTACGACTCGCTCACCGGCTTGCCGAATCGCAGTCAATTGGACGATCATTTGAAATATGCATTGAGTTTGGCAAAACGGAGTAACGGCCACTTAGCGCTAATGTTTCTTGATCTCGATCATTTCAAAAATGTTAACGATACCCTGGGGCATAGCGTCGGCGACGCGCTGTTGGTGGAATTAGCCGATCGGCTTTGTGCCGTGCTGCGCGAAGAAGATACCGTGACGCGTTTGGGCGGCGACGAATTTATTTTCCTGTTACCGGGCACCGATGCCGGTGGGGCGGCGAATGTCGCGCAAAAATTACTGGATGCTATAGCGGAGCCTTACCGAATTGAGGAGTTGGATTTGACGATGAGCGCATCGATCGGCATAGCCTTGTATCCGGACGATGGCGAGGACCTGGAAAGCCTGTCCAAAAGTGCCGATGTTGCGATGTACAGGGTCAAAACGGATGGTCGACACGGTTACCGCTTTTTTACGCCGGAAATGCAAGCCCGTGCCCAGCGCAATCTGCAACTGGTTAATGCCTTATGCCATGCCTTGGATCGCCAACAACTGCATGTTTATTATCAACCGCAGGCGGATATTCATAGTGGGCGCGTGATCGGTGCGGAAGCCTTGTTGCGCTGGCGGCATCCCGAGTTTGGCATGGTTTCGCCGGCCGAATTCATTCCGGTGGCAGAGGACAGCGGACTGATTCTGCCTATCGGTGAGTGGGTGTTGCAAACGGCGGTGCGGCAAGCGAAAACCTGCCTTGATCAGGGGCTGGGGCCTTTGATCATGGCGGTCAATCTATCGGCTGCTCAATTTAGCCATCCGGCCTTGCCTGAGATGGTTTCGCGTATTTTGGAAGAGGAAGGCTTGCCGCCCGAGTATTTGGAGCTGGAGTTGACCGAAGGGGTGTCGATGCAAAACCCCGAAGCTGCGGTGGCGGTGATGAATAATCTGCATGAGCGTGGCGTACGCATGTCTATCGACGACTTCGGCACCGGTTATTCGTCATTGAGTTATCTGAAGAAATTTAAAGTATACAAGTTGAAGATCGACCAATCTTTTGTCCGTGACATCAGTACCGATTCGGAAGATAAAGCCATCGTCAGCGCGGTGATCAGTTTGGCCGGCAGCCTGGGCTTGCGGACCATAGCCGAAGGTGTGGAAACCGTCGAACAG